The window GACCTCGGGCGGACGCCCGCCCCGGCGGGCCGGGGCCAGGCTGGCATCAGCCGGAAGGGAATCCGGCGCTTCTCGGGAGGGACACCGTCATGACCGTCAGCACGTCACCGTCAAGGCTCCGCCGCTCGGCCGCCGGAGCCGCGATCGCCGCCCTGGCGACGGCCGGCCTCCTGGGCACCGCGGCGCCGGCGGCCCTCGCGGCGACGTCCGGTGGCGTCGTGGCAACCGCCCCGGCGCGGCCCGTGACCGACGCCGCCGCGCTGGACCGGGCGATCCGGGCCGTGGTGTCGGAGGGCGGCTCCAGCGCCGTGCAGGCCGAGGTGCGCGAGGACGGCCGCCGGGTGTGGCGGGGCGCGGCGGGCGTCGCCGACCTGCGCAGCGGAGCGCCGGTGCCCGAGGACGCCCGGTTTCGGATCGGCAGCGTCACCAAGACCTTCGCCGCCACCGTGGTGCTCCAGCTGGTCGCGGAGGGGAGGATCGCCCTGGACGCCCCGGTCGAGCGGTACCTGCCCGGGGTCGTACCGAACGGCGGCGCGATCACCGTGCGCCGGCTGCTGAACCACACCAGCGGTCTCTACAACTTCACGGACGACGCCCGGTTCAGCACCGAGGGCGAGGCGGCCGACCGCTGGCTGCGGGTCGGGCGCTGGACCACCTACCGGCCGCAGGACGTCGTCGACCTCGCCAACGCCCACCCGCCGTACTCGGAGCCCGGCCCGTGGCACTACTCCAACACCAACTACGTGCTGCTCGGGATGATCGTCCAGCGGACGACCGGGCGCTCCTGGGCGGACGAGGTCGAGCGCCGCGTCATCCGCCCGCTGGGCCTGTCCGGGACGTCGATGCCCGGCTCCTCGCCCTTCGTCCCCGGGCCGCACGCCCACGGATACCTCCCGCGGGCCGACGGCCCGGTCGACATCACCCTGCAGAACCCCTCCGCCTTCGGGCCGGCGGGCGCCGGGATCTCGACCACCGCCGACCTCACCCGCTTCAATGCCGCGCTGCTCGGCGGCAGGTTGCTGGGCCCGGCCGAGCTGGCCGAGATGAAGCAGCAGGTCACCACGGACACCGGGGGCGGCTACGGGCTCGGGCTGGTGCGGTACCCGACCGCCTGCGGCGACTACTGGGGGCTCAGCGGCGGGATCGCGGGCTACGGCACGATCGTGATGGGCGACGCCGCCGGGCGCCGGCAGCTGGCGATCTCGCTGAATCCCTACGAGCTGAGCGAGGCGACCGGCCGCACCTTCCAGGCGTTGATCGACACGGCCACCTGCGGCGGCGCCGCCGCGCCCACGGCCTCCGCCGCCCCGCCCGGCCGCTGACCCCGGCGCGGCCC of the Kitasatospora sp. NBC_01246 genome contains:
- a CDS encoding serine hydrolase domain-containing protein, which encodes MTVSTSPSRLRRSAAGAAIAALATAGLLGTAAPAALAATSGGVVATAPARPVTDAAALDRAIRAVVSEGGSSAVQAEVREDGRRVWRGAAGVADLRSGAPVPEDARFRIGSVTKTFAATVVLQLVAEGRIALDAPVERYLPGVVPNGGAITVRRLLNHTSGLYNFTDDARFSTEGEAADRWLRVGRWTTYRPQDVVDLANAHPPYSEPGPWHYSNTNYVLLGMIVQRTTGRSWADEVERRVIRPLGLSGTSMPGSSPFVPGPHAHGYLPRADGPVDITLQNPSAFGPAGAGISTTADLTRFNAALLGGRLLGPAELAEMKQQVTTDTGGGYGLGLVRYPTACGDYWGLSGGIAGYGTIVMGDAAGRRQLAISLNPYELSEATGRTFQALIDTATCGGAAAPTASAAPPGR